A window of the Natronospira proteinivora genome harbors these coding sequences:
- a CDS encoding methylated-DNA--[protein]-cysteine S-methyltransferase gives MKYTYLPSPIGELLIAGDHAGIRCIGFPGGRHVRQPEVDWTPDPAPFARARAQLEAYFTGDLTEFDLPLAPQTTPFQGRVLTALRRVPYGSTVSYGELARKVGNPKASRAVGMANGRNPIPIIIPCHRVIGANGALTGFGGGLEAKRFLLELERRVLVS, from the coding sequence ATGAAATACACTTATCTGCCCAGTCCTATCGGCGAGCTACTGATTGCCGGTGATCACGCGGGCATCCGCTGCATCGGATTTCCCGGTGGCCGACATGTACGCCAACCGGAGGTGGATTGGACACCGGATCCGGCACCCTTTGCCCGGGCGCGTGCCCAGCTCGAAGCCTATTTCACCGGCGATCTGACGGAATTCGACCTGCCCCTGGCGCCTCAGACCACGCCCTTCCAGGGCAGAGTATTGACGGCGCTACGGCGGGTGCCTTACGGCAGCACGGTCAGCTACGGTGAGCTGGCCCGCAAGGTCGGCAACCCCAAGGCTTCCCGCGCCGTCGGTATGGCCAACGGCCGCAATCCCATTCCCATCATCATTCCTTGTCACCGGGTGATCGGCGCCAACGGTGCCCTCACTGGTTTCGGCGGTGGACTGGAAGCCAAACGTTTCTTGCTGGAGCTCGAGCGGCGGGTGTTGGTGTCCTAA
- a CDS encoding DNA-3-methyladenine glycosylase 2, protein MKLSAAICERARQSRDARFDGRFFIAVVTTRVFCRPTCPVQPPLAKNVRFYSTAAAALAAGFRPCLRCLPELAPGNRMATSGPALVRHALKRIDDGYLDDGTVADLAAELQVTPRHLTRLFEQHVGASPHRVAHTRRLLFAKHLLDESTLSIAEIAYASGFGSLRRFNSVVKATWQRTPGALRRHRAVAGGHESIRLRLGYRPPFDWAGLLDFFAGRAIPGVESVADGCYRRSFRLDGQVGGFSVAPAGGDGHALELHARIPDIRLLPELVTRVRRMFDLDADLLAVASVLGRDPLLSPVMKRHAGIRVPGAWDPFEIAVRAILGQQISVAAARTLASRLVAEFGEALDDAPAQEPDRLFPVPACLADARLESLGVVGTRAEAIRRLAQEVADGRIDFSRPDVASRLVALPGIGDWTAQYIGMRSGHDPDAFPAADLGLLRGAEEGERMTPARLRRRAEDWRPWRAYAAICLWRRYTAMTSGGN, encoded by the coding sequence ATGAAACTCTCCGCCGCCATTTGTGAACGTGCGCGCCAGTCGCGGGATGCTCGTTTCGACGGGCGTTTCTTCATCGCCGTCGTGACTACCCGCGTGTTTTGCCGTCCCACCTGCCCGGTGCAGCCGCCGCTTGCAAAGAATGTGCGTTTCTATTCCACGGCTGCCGCGGCCCTGGCCGCTGGTTTCCGGCCTTGTCTGCGCTGTCTGCCGGAGCTGGCCCCCGGCAACAGGATGGCGACCTCCGGCCCGGCGCTGGTGCGTCATGCCCTCAAGCGGATCGACGACGGTTATCTGGATGATGGCACGGTCGCTGATCTGGCCGCCGAGTTACAGGTGACCCCGCGTCACCTGACGCGCCTGTTCGAGCAGCATGTCGGTGCTAGCCCGCATCGGGTGGCGCACACCCGTCGTCTGCTGTTCGCCAAGCACCTGCTTGATGAAAGCACACTGTCGATTGCGGAGATCGCCTACGCTTCCGGTTTCGGCAGCCTGCGTCGTTTCAACAGCGTGGTGAAGGCGACTTGGCAGCGCACCCCCGGCGCCCTGCGTCGGCATCGTGCCGTAGCCGGGGGGCACGAGTCGATCCGCCTGCGTCTAGGCTACCGCCCGCCCTTCGACTGGGCGGGGCTGCTGGATTTCTTTGCCGGGCGGGCGATTCCCGGCGTTGAATCCGTGGCCGACGGTTGCTACCGACGCAGCTTCCGACTCGATGGCCAGGTCGGCGGGTTTAGCGTCGCCCCGGCCGGTGGTGACGGCCATGCCCTGGAACTTCATGCCCGCATACCGGATATTCGCCTGTTGCCCGAATTGGTCACCCGCGTTCGCCGAATGTTCGATCTTGATGCGGACTTGCTGGCCGTGGCCTCGGTGCTGGGCCGCGATCCCCTGCTGAGCCCGGTGATGAAAAGGCATGCGGGCATCCGCGTGCCCGGCGCCTGGGATCCGTTCGAGATTGCGGTGCGGGCGATTCTGGGGCAGCAGATCTCGGTGGCGGCGGCGAGAACCCTGGCCAGCCGCCTGGTTGCCGAGTTCGGCGAAGCACTGGACGATGCCCCGGCGCAAGAGCCGGATCGCCTGTTCCCGGTGCCCGCCTGCCTGGCCGACGCGCGGCTGGAGTCCCTGGGCGTGGTCGGCACCCGCGCCGAAGCCATCCGCCGTCTGGCCCAGGAAGTCGCGGACGGTCGCATTGATTTCAGCCGCCCGGACGTGGCGTCGCGTCTGGTGGCCTTGCCCGGCATCGGCGACTGGACAGCGCAGTACATCGGCATGCGCAGTGGTCATGATCCCGATGCCTTTCCGGCGGCGGATCTGGGCCTGCTGCGCGGGGCCGAAGAGGGCGAGCGCATGACGCCGGCCCGCCTAAGGCGTCGCGCGGAAGACTGGCGACCATGGCGGGCCTATGCCGCCATCTGCCTGTGGCGACGTTATACCGCCATGACTTCGGGAGGAAACTGA
- a CDS encoding ACT domain-containing protein, producing the protein MRDLTVELEDRPGALADVGEALGRTGVSVEGGGAWTVDGRGIGHFLVEDAAKARHALEEAGVRVLADREVLVQRLDQTIPGQLGLITRRMADAGANIEVLYSDHDKQLILVVDKPEIGRLVSDAWKADRR; encoded by the coding sequence ATGAGAGACCTGACCGTGGAGTTGGAGGACCGGCCCGGAGCACTTGCCGATGTGGGTGAAGCGTTGGGCCGTACCGGCGTCAGTGTGGAAGGCGGCGGCGCCTGGACGGTGGATGGTCGCGGAATCGGCCATTTCCTGGTGGAAGATGCGGCCAAGGCACGCCACGCCTTGGAGGAAGCGGGAGTCAGGGTTCTTGCTGATCGCGAAGTCCTCGTCCAGAGACTCGACCAGACGATCCCTGGGCAGCTGGGTCTGATCACCCGTCGCATGGCCGATGCCGGGGCAAATATCGAAGTGCTTTACAGTGACCATGACAAGCAATTGATTCTAGTGGTAGACAAGCCGGAAATAGGGCGGTTGGTTTCGGACGCATGGAAGGCAGATCGGAGATGA
- a CDS encoding OsmC family protein → MSNNEIEYRAHLAWVGNLGHGTAKYDEYGRNYRVKIAGKPDMESSAGTAFRGDPSRHDPEDHFLAAVSGCHMLSYLALCAKHRIVVTAYEDEADGTLKLAAGGGYFEAVVLHPVVTITREEDRKKALRLHETAHKRCFIANSCSVPIAHEAGIRVQPSTVLEGGARS, encoded by the coding sequence ATGAGCAATAACGAGATCGAATACCGGGCCCATCTGGCATGGGTGGGCAACCTGGGTCATGGTACGGCCAAGTACGACGAATACGGTCGGAACTACCGGGTGAAGATAGCGGGCAAGCCAGACATGGAAAGCTCCGCTGGCACGGCGTTCCGGGGCGATCCGTCCAGACACGACCCGGAGGATCATTTCCTGGCCGCGGTCTCCGGCTGTCACATGTTGTCGTACCTCGCACTGTGTGCCAAGCACCGCATCGTTGTAACGGCTTACGAGGACGAAGCAGATGGAACATTGAAGTTGGCCGCCGGCGGCGGGTATTTCGAAGCTGTTGTGTTGCACCCGGTCGTCACGATTACGCGCGAAGAAGACCGGAAAAAAGCATTGCGACTACACGAAACGGCTCACAAACGTTGTTTTATCGCCAACTCCTGCAGTGTTCCCATTGCCCACGAGGCCGGTATCCGTGTCCAGCCCTCGACTGTATTGGAAGGGGGCGCTAGATCATGA
- a CDS encoding ArsR/SmtB family transcription factor has translation MSEHPDIATVASLMGNPTRADMLMMLMDGTAHTATELAMEGGVAPSTASNHLAQLESGGLVTIVKQGRHRYFRITSPEVASAMEDLLIISPKMSRPRSGPNDERLRRARMCYDHLAGEAGVRLLENLREHKLITGDDGSLHLTPTGEAWCKRIGIDLNALRGIRRPLFRCCLDWSERRMHLAGSIGAALCSRLLDMGYVRREPDSRALAISPRGHRFLETLDLEDQ, from the coding sequence ATGTCAGAGCATCCCGACATCGCTACCGTCGCCAGCCTGATGGGCAATCCCACGCGGGCAGACATGCTCATGATGCTCATGGACGGTACTGCCCACACGGCGACCGAGCTCGCTATGGAAGGTGGTGTGGCTCCGTCCACTGCAAGCAATCACCTTGCCCAGCTTGAGTCCGGCGGCCTCGTGACCATAGTCAAGCAGGGACGGCACCGCTATTTCCGTATCACCTCCCCTGAGGTGGCCTCTGCCATGGAAGATCTGTTGATCATTTCCCCGAAGATGAGCCGGCCGCGTTCGGGTCCGAACGACGAACGGCTGCGTCGCGCCCGAATGTGCTACGACCACCTCGCGGGCGAGGCGGGCGTCCGGCTGCTGGAAAATCTCCGGGAGCACAAGCTAATTACCGGAGACGACGGTTCACTTCATCTGACACCGACTGGCGAGGCATGGTGCAAGCGTATTGGAATCGACCTCAATGCCCTGCGGGGTATCCGGCGGCCGCTCTTCCGATGCTGTCTTGATTGGAGTGAACGTCGAATGCACCTGGCCGGGTCGATTGGCGCAGCACTGTGCAGTCGATTGTTGGATATGGGCTACGTGCGCCGAGAACCGGACAGCCGCGCGTTGGCAATTTCCCCGCGTGGTCATCGCTTCCTTGAGACACTTGACTTGGAGGACCAATAA
- a CDS encoding FAD-dependent oxidoreductase codes for MKGRSIAIVGCGTAGLATAIFLARQGHAVTLFERFPEPTAVGAGILLQPTGMAVLRELGLLEAMEETAARVDRLDGRTSSGRRVMDVSYGGLAAQPYALGVHRANLLQVLLGAAVDAGVEIRCDTEVNGIRHVDERPVLELADGKTLAGFDGVVIANGTQSQLREQLAIPQRCQPYPWGALWTISTSLEQAPEPALLQRYVGAGVMIGVMPTGLDPQSGKPCVSFFWSLKTADYAAWKDRPLADWKSQVLEYWPEIGPLMASITDRDQMLLATYADVRMRRWHQGSVAVIGDAAHGMSPQLGQGANLALVDALVLARCVDHATSIPAAFAAYTPARRRHLRFYQLASRALTPLFQSDSRLAGWLRDISFPLTNSVPYTRRQALRTVAGIKTGLLFDRDVLELGQGKGREKSETLPIQTE; via the coding sequence ATGAAGGGGCGAAGCATCGCCATTGTCGGCTGTGGTACTGCTGGACTGGCCACGGCCATTTTCCTTGCACGCCAAGGCCATGCAGTCACTCTGTTTGAGCGGTTCCCTGAACCCACCGCCGTGGGCGCGGGCATTTTGCTGCAGCCGACCGGCATGGCAGTTTTGCGGGAATTGGGGTTGCTGGAAGCGATGGAGGAAACAGCGGCTCGTGTGGATCGGCTTGATGGCAGGACATCGAGCGGGCGGCGGGTGATGGATGTCAGTTACGGAGGCTTGGCTGCACAGCCGTATGCATTGGGGGTGCATCGGGCCAACTTGTTGCAAGTGCTGTTGGGCGCGGCGGTGGATGCCGGGGTGGAGATTCGTTGTGACACCGAGGTGAATGGTATTCGTCATGTTGACGAGCGTCCGGTGCTGGAGCTGGCCGATGGAAAAACGCTTGCTGGTTTTGACGGGGTGGTGATCGCCAACGGAACCCAGTCACAATTGCGTGAGCAGCTCGCCATCCCGCAGCGCTGTCAGCCTTATCCCTGGGGTGCATTGTGGACGATCAGCACGTCTCTTGAGCAAGCACCCGAGCCGGCGCTGTTGCAGCGCTATGTTGGTGCTGGGGTGATGATCGGGGTGATGCCTACCGGGCTCGATCCGCAGAGCGGGAAACCGTGTGTCAGTTTTTTTTGGAGCCTGAAGACGGCGGACTACGCTGCCTGGAAAGATCGCCCTTTGGCTGACTGGAAGTCTCAAGTGCTTGAGTACTGGCCCGAGATTGGCCCGCTGATGGCCTCCATTACCGACCGGGACCAGATGCTGCTGGCAACCTACGCGGATGTGCGCATGCGCCGCTGGCATCAGGGTTCGGTGGCGGTGATCGGCGATGCGGCACACGGCATGAGCCCACAGCTCGGCCAGGGGGCGAATCTGGCACTGGTGGACGCTCTGGTGCTGGCCCGTTGCGTGGATCATGCGACCTCCATACCCGCAGCATTTGCCGCCTATACCCCGGCCCGCCGCCGTCACCTGCGTTTCTATCAGCTAGCCAGCCGAGCACTGACGCCCTTGTTCCAGTCCGATAGCCGCTTGGCCGGGTGGCTGCGCGACATTAGCTTTCCGCTGACGAACAGCGTGCCGTACACCCGCCGCCAAGCCCTGCGTACGGTGGCGGGTATCAAGACGGGGTTGCTGTTTGACCGTGATGTTTTAGAGCTCGGACAGGGCAAAGGTAGAGAAAAATCAGAGACACTCCCGATCCAGACGGAGTAG
- a CDS encoding DUF5694 domain-containing protein — protein MRSQIGLAVLMFLGLLGMGLPAGGVLSQTITVVGTPHLSGLDRAPTDEQLAKVVDRLAGFEPTQVCVERMGGERIQAQLLDQKQHGMTFQPETHGRPLATVIVPAGYEMRGKLERGPVAARREARNLLQEWGSLELADRIRAIGLLVAGFEFHSAVLNWSYLDEAEREAAGEVLGALTVDGLNSILESDHEAYSLAVPLARRSGLHELCTADALEDETRGMRTAVEHGGMDVIESAEVQERLEEHRVIMMEAWQPDAGEEALVSLLRYTNSEDYEAMDRELQWETLRRFDNDEGAFQRRLMYWHARTAEISAELYRALAQGSDERVLFIVGAAHRPFTEADLRSQPWLEVKPARELLSDDTQ, from the coding sequence ATGAGATCGCAAATTGGACTTGCCGTTTTGATGTTCTTGGGGCTGTTGGGCATGGGCCTGCCTGCGGGCGGTGTGCTCAGTCAGACCATTACGGTAGTGGGGACACCCCATCTATCGGGCTTGGATCGGGCGCCGACAGACGAGCAGCTGGCCAAGGTCGTTGATCGCCTGGCCGGGTTTGAGCCGACGCAGGTGTGCGTGGAACGCATGGGTGGTGAGCGTATTCAGGCGCAGTTGCTCGACCAAAAGCAGCATGGCATGACATTTCAGCCGGAAACCCACGGTCGACCATTGGCAACAGTAATTGTGCCGGCCGGTTACGAAATGCGGGGCAAGCTTGAGCGGGGGCCGGTGGCAGCGCGCCGCGAGGCCAGGAACCTACTCCAAGAGTGGGGTTCGCTTGAGCTGGCAGACCGAATCCGGGCGATTGGCTTGCTGGTGGCCGGGTTCGAATTTCATTCCGCGGTTCTGAACTGGTCCTATCTGGACGAAGCGGAGCGGGAAGCGGCCGGCGAGGTCTTGGGGGCGTTGACGGTCGATGGGCTGAACTCAATACTGGAATCGGACCACGAGGCTTATTCGCTGGCGGTGCCCCTTGCTAGACGTTCTGGGTTACATGAGCTGTGTACGGCGGATGCCCTGGAAGACGAGACTCGGGGTATGCGGACAGCCGTCGAACATGGTGGCATGGATGTGATTGAAAGTGCTGAGGTGCAAGAAAGGCTGGAGGAGCACCGGGTAATCATGATGGAGGCCTGGCAGCCGGACGCCGGGGAGGAAGCGCTGGTTAGCCTGCTTCGGTACACTAACAGCGAAGACTACGAAGCGATGGACCGCGAGCTGCAATGGGAGACCTTACGGCGGTTCGACAACGACGAAGGTGCCTTTCAGCGGCGACTAATGTATTGGCATGCCCGCACGGCCGAAATCTCTGCTGAGTTGTACCGGGCTCTGGCGCAGGGGTCTGATGAACGCGTCCTGTTTATTGTTGGGGCGGCTCATCGGCCGTTTACCGAGGCCGACTTGCGGTCGCAGCCATGGCTTGAGGTGAAACCAGCCCGAGAACTGCTCTCGGATGATACTCAGTAA
- a CDS encoding amidohydrolase — MKHPLPLPALALSVLTLPVLALALVACDPGDERAQTPQADLLIHGAPVWSADMEGEADAVAVRGERILAVGQYEELKAHRGDDTRVIEVDGGRIVPGFIDNHTHFNRAGELLLGINLLSVADDEGLRRELSAAHERMPEESWITGGLWGAYEAWEHGDGQGDAEAPADAYDPDGEILEDIAGDRPVLLWNWDESLWLASRSALAHADFDCEQDGVECRDGEPTGRLDAEAGEALRETVPDKPFEQRIAEAEKALERLREQGVTTIHDITTPEQMQVFQHLHREGRLTTRVYARPTLDRWEALAEVGITHGFGDPMLQIGGLKGFVDGIMGNSTARFYEPYEHIDSRGQWRDMMSPEGNMLELLKGADAAGHWPQVHAIGDEAIDHLLDLYEEMIEANGPADRRLRVIHTQVLRDASVAERMADMDLIAEMQPFHAIDDMRWMEERIADRSRWAYAFRTLHEAGVMLSFGSDWPGTNASWYPANPMQGIYAAVVRKTLDGEPEGGWFPEERIDLETALEAYTANNAYAEGNEDKKGRLEPGMLSDIVVLDQDPFEVDDRVLKDIDVNLTVVNGEVVFQRE; from the coding sequence ATGAAACACCCACTGCCATTGCCCGCCCTGGCCCTGTCCGTATTGACCCTACCCGTATTGGCATTGGCCCTTGTGGCCTGTGACCCGGGAGATGAACGCGCGCAAACCCCGCAGGCGGACCTGTTGATTCATGGCGCACCGGTCTGGTCGGCGGACATGGAAGGCGAAGCCGATGCCGTGGCGGTGCGGGGTGAGCGCATTCTGGCGGTGGGTCAGTACGAGGAGCTCAAAGCGCATCGGGGCGACGACACCCGGGTGATCGAGGTGGACGGCGGGCGCATCGTGCCCGGCTTTATCGATAACCATACCCATTTCAATCGGGCCGGCGAGCTGTTGCTAGGCATCAACCTGCTGTCGGTGGCCGATGATGAAGGCTTACGGCGCGAACTCAGCGCCGCCCACGAACGCATGCCAGAGGAAAGCTGGATTACTGGCGGCCTGTGGGGGGCCTATGAGGCCTGGGAGCATGGAGACGGCCAGGGCGACGCCGAGGCCCCGGCGGATGCCTACGACCCCGACGGTGAAATCCTCGAAGACATTGCCGGCGACCGCCCGGTGCTGCTCTGGAACTGGGATGAAAGCCTGTGGCTGGCGAGCCGCTCGGCCCTGGCCCATGCTGACTTCGACTGCGAGCAGGACGGCGTGGAATGCCGGGATGGGGAACCCACCGGCCGACTGGACGCAGAGGCGGGCGAGGCCCTGCGCGAGACCGTGCCGGACAAACCCTTTGAGCAACGCATCGCCGAGGCCGAAAAAGCCCTTGAGCGGCTGCGTGAACAGGGCGTGACCACCATCCACGACATCACCACGCCCGAACAGATGCAGGTCTTCCAGCATCTGCACCGGGAGGGCCGGCTCACCACCCGGGTCTACGCCCGCCCCACCCTGGACCGCTGGGAAGCGCTGGCCGAGGTGGGCATCACCCACGGCTTCGGTGACCCCATGCTCCAGATCGGCGGCCTCAAGGGTTTTGTCGACGGCATCATGGGTAATTCCACCGCCCGCTTCTACGAGCCCTACGAGCACATCGATTCCCGCGGCCAGTGGCGGGACATGATGTCTCCCGAGGGCAACATGCTGGAGTTACTCAAAGGGGCTGATGCCGCCGGCCACTGGCCCCAGGTCCATGCTATCGGTGACGAGGCCATCGACCACCTGCTGGATCTCTACGAGGAAATGATCGAGGCCAACGGCCCGGCCGACCGCCGCCTCCGGGTGATCCACACCCAGGTCCTGCGTGATGCCTCGGTCGCCGAGCGCATGGCCGACATGGACCTGATCGCCGAAATGCAGCCCTTCCACGCCATCGACGACATGCGCTGGATGGAAGAACGCATCGCTGACCGCTCCCGCTGGGCCTATGCCTTCCGCACCCTGCACGAGGCCGGCGTCATGCTCAGCTTCGGCAGCGACTGGCCCGGTACGAATGCCTCCTGGTACCCGGCCAACCCCATGCAGGGCATTTACGCCGCCGTGGTCCGCAAGACCCTGGACGGCGAGCCGGAAGGCGGCTGGTTTCCCGAGGAACGGATCGACCTGGAAACAGCACTTGAAGCCTACACCGCCAACAACGCCTATGCCGAAGGCAATGAAGACAAGAAGGGCCGCCTGGAGCCCGGCATGCTCTCCGACATCGTGGTGCTGGACCAGGACCCCTTCGAAGTGGACGACAGGGTGCTCAAGGATATCGATGTAAATCTGACCGTGGTTAACGGTGAGGTGGTCTTTCAGCGGGAATAG
- a CDS encoding nucleotidyl transferase AbiEii/AbiGii toxin family protein — MSEVVRKLVDVDSWVDSAADDPAEYAVRRVMRVILVSISRSPSLQSKMVIKGGVLLALGYDTGRHTKDVDFSTEKPLQEVNVELLIKELVAALDAGRSIDEDVLCRVQSHVIKPPRSDATFPTLRVRVGYALKGEKQYTRMIQGRDSARTVTIDLSFNESTFIASQVYLGEDQLIAYSLYDQIAEKYRALIQQTAARRGRIRRQEVYDIYSVIRKGHLTTEEDMRLLLLAMRQKFDARGVECTREVIDEPEIAERSRKEYSRLQDEVEGELPDFDEAFSVVRDFYSSLPWDG, encoded by the coding sequence ATGTCTGAGGTGGTGCGTAAGCTCGTTGATGTAGATAGCTGGGTAGATTCAGCGGCAGATGACCCAGCAGAGTATGCGGTGCGCCGTGTGATGCGGGTGATTCTAGTCTCCATTTCTCGCTCGCCTTCCTTGCAGAGCAAGATGGTGATCAAAGGAGGCGTACTGCTCGCTCTTGGTTACGACACGGGGCGACACACCAAAGATGTGGATTTCTCCACCGAAAAGCCTCTGCAGGAAGTGAATGTGGAATTGCTGATTAAGGAGCTAGTAGCGGCGCTAGACGCTGGGCGCAGTATTGACGAAGATGTGCTTTGTCGGGTTCAGTCTCATGTCATTAAACCGCCAAGATCTGATGCGACCTTTCCTACCTTACGAGTTCGGGTTGGTTACGCCCTCAAAGGTGAAAAGCAATATACGCGAATGATTCAGGGAAGGGATAGCGCGAGAACGGTAACTATAGACCTCAGTTTCAATGAGAGCACTTTCATCGCATCCCAAGTTTATTTGGGCGAAGATCAACTGATCGCATATAGCCTATACGATCAAATTGCGGAAAAGTACAGAGCGCTGATTCAGCAAACTGCAGCGAGGCGAGGTCGAATTCGTCGTCAGGAAGTATACGATATTTACTCGGTGATAAGGAAAGGGCACTTAACAACTGAGGAAGATATGAGGCTTCTCCTTTTGGCCATGCGCCAGAAATTCGATGCGCGCGGCGTCGAGTGTACGAGGGAGGTCATAGATGAGCCGGAAATAGCCGAGCGATCGCGGAAGGAATATTCGCGGCTTCAGGATGAAGTTGAAGGGGAATTGCCAGATTTTGATGAGGCGTTCAGTGTCGTAAGAGATTTCTATTCCTCTCTGCCATGGGATGGGTGA
- a CDS encoding type IV toxin-antitoxin system AbiEi family antitoxin domain-containing protein, giving the protein MAVSFVQSLHQAGDDIGAIEGAELRKDFRKFRDELIALGALEGYREGRKVVGYMIGVGALPKVERAVCSLDPFSYISHLSAMDWHGLTDRMPKTIFLTSPSKALWRTLSNARLEHSLGALLSVYQDAKLPAYHRLNMDKFRKRPLSVWSSSRLDQAYQAAYKRVENGEVRVATVGRCFLDMVREPDRCGGIYHVIEVFDEHAGSYSEQILSELHTHGNKLEQARVGYLLEQANPGLKGHPILEQWASEVTRGGSRKLDPAGDYSDEFSRRWALSINV; this is encoded by the coding sequence TTGGCGGTCAGTTTCGTCCAGAGTTTACATCAAGCCGGTGACGATATCGGTGCGATTGAGGGTGCGGAATTACGAAAGGATTTTCGCAAGTTCAGAGATGAACTAATCGCCCTCGGGGCTCTGGAGGGGTACCGCGAAGGTCGTAAGGTTGTCGGTTATATGATTGGTGTTGGGGCCCTTCCGAAGGTCGAGCGGGCAGTCTGCTCGCTTGATCCATTTAGCTATATTTCCCATCTCAGCGCGATGGATTGGCATGGATTGACGGACCGGATGCCGAAGACGATTTTCTTGACCAGCCCATCGAAAGCACTCTGGAGAACTTTGTCGAATGCTAGGTTGGAGCATTCTTTGGGGGCCCTTTTGTCTGTTTACCAGGATGCGAAGTTGCCTGCTTATCATCGGTTAAATATGGATAAGTTCCGGAAACGGCCTCTGAGCGTTTGGTCTAGTAGCCGCCTAGACCAGGCTTACCAAGCAGCCTATAAGCGGGTTGAAAATGGTGAAGTACGAGTAGCCACGGTGGGGCGCTGCTTTCTTGATATGGTGCGCGAACCAGATCGATGCGGCGGAATATACCATGTGATAGAGGTTTTTGATGAGCACGCTGGGTCTTATTCCGAGCAGATTTTGAGTGAGCTACATACTCATGGAAACAAGCTTGAGCAGGCGCGAGTTGGGTATTTGCTAGAGCAAGCGAATCCTGGGTTGAAGGGGCATCCGATATTGGAGCAATGGGCCTCAGAGGTGACTCGAGGCGGATCTAGAAAATTGGATCCGGCTGGCGACTACTCGGATGAGTTTTCGAGAAGATGGGCGTTATCGATCAATGTCTGA